From Candidatus Woesearchaeota archaeon, one genomic window encodes:
- a CDS encoding mechanosensitive ion channel gives MLNAAMVSVDYWQKFVSGLWAKLTLAVIILLIGFIIGKLAGRLIQKILHQFEVDVAFKKAAGIKVTIEGIIGSIITYFIYFIAVIMALNQFGLTTQVLYIVSISVIVFVIVALLLAIKDFMPNFFAGFFIFRKGIINVGDRIKLKNIEGKVIEVGLVETKVETKNKDHIFIPHSEMIKSELTIKKR, from the coding sequence ATGCTTAATGCAGCAATGGTATCAGTTGATTACTGGCAGAAGTTTGTATCTGGCCTTTGGGCTAAGCTTACATTAGCAGTGATTATCCTTTTGATCGGATTCATAATCGGCAAATTGGCTGGCAGGCTGATACAGAAGATTCTGCACCAGTTTGAAGTCGATGTCGCATTCAAAAAAGCCGCTGGCATCAAAGTGACAATTGAAGGGATCATTGGCAGCATTATAACGTATTTTATTTATTTTATAGCAGTCATTATGGCACTTAACCAGTTCGGCTTGACAACACAGGTGCTTTACATTGTTTCAATCAGCGTAATCGTATTTGTGATAGTTGCCCTTCTGCTAGCTATAAAGGATTTCATGCCTAATTTTTTCGCAGGGTTTTTCATCTTCAGGAAAGGCATAATAAATGTCGGCGACAGGATAAAGCTCAAGAACATAGAAGGCAAAGTTATCGAAGTCGGATTGGTTGAGACAAAGGTAGAGACAAAAAACAAAGACCACATATTCATCCCGCATTCAGAGATGATAAAAAGCGAGCTTACAATCAAGAAGCGCTGA
- a CDS encoding UPF0147 family protein encodes MVQEFDFGKITGMLEELKDDAAVPKNVKIKIDSIIEVLNGDSDTSIKLNKALHALDEIANDANLQSYARTQIWNIVSVLEKVSAS; translated from the coding sequence ATGGTGCAAGAGTTCGATTTCGGCAAGATAACTGGCATGCTGGAAGAATTGAAAGATGATGCTGCTGTTCCAAAGAACGTAAAAATAAAAATAGATTCGATTATAGAAGTTCTTAATGGCGATTCCGATACATCTATAAAATTAAACAAGGCACTGCATGCGCTTGATGAGATAGCGAATGATGCAAATCTTCAGTCTTATGCTAGAACCCAGATATGGAACATTGTCTCTGTGCTGGAAAAAGTCAGCGCTTCTTGA
- a CDS encoding prefoldin subunit beta produces MEKKTQEKIQTLQLLEQNLQNFLMQKQQFQSQLVEIESALSELGKAKEAYKIVGNIMVSSDKDALEKELKEKQETFEIRIRSIEKQENSIKDRAKKLQEEVLGEMKEK; encoded by the coding sequence ATGGAGAAAAAAACTCAGGAGAAAATACAGACATTGCAGCTTTTAGAGCAGAATCTGCAGAATTTCTTAATGCAAAAACAGCAGTTTCAGTCCCAGTTGGTTGAGATAGAATCTGCATTGAGCGAGCTTGGCAAGGCAAAAGAAGCCTATAAGATCGTCGGCAACATTATGGTAAGCTCTGACAAAGATGCGCTTGAGAAGGAACTAAAGGAAAAGCAGGAAACATTCGAAATAAGAATAAGATCAATAGAAAAGCAGGAAAACAGCATAAAAGACAGGGCAAAAAAACTGCAGGAAGAAGTTCTCGGCGAGATGAAAGAAAAGTGA
- a CDS encoding DNA-directed RNA polymerase subunit P — protein MVEYKCFSCDKKIGDEMMRKRVRCPYCGSKILFKPRSVVTKIKAR, from the coding sequence ATGGTAGAATACAAATGCTTTAGCTGCGATAAAAAAATAGGCGATGAGATGATGAGAAAGAGAGTCAGATGCCCTTATTGCGGATCAAAGATACTTTTCAAGCCGCGCTCAGTTGTAACAAAGATAAAGGCAAGATAA
- a CDS encoding nucleotidyltransferase domain-containing protein, which produces MFEDVVKENKVENEKEVFSKIISFIDKIKKSIKKNRIKAIAQLGGSAAKGTFLRDFDVDIFVKFALSYKNEALSDILERILKIFNNARRVHGSRDYFEVIENSINYEIIPVLNIKKPGDAKNVTDFSPLHVKWVKKNIGNFQNDILLAKLFCKAQGVYGAESYIGGFSGHIIDILVIYYKGFLNLLKNSLKWGDGEIIDVMHYYKNKRLDINKSKLSPLIIIDPLQKGRNAAAALRKEKIEKFREAAVLFLKSPSRDFFVKKKMEIKEGAAIIEATPLDGKEDVVGSKLLKVFDFIKTEIALNDFQLEDSGWEFNDKKTIMWFLVKNKILSKTKIHEGPPLKAAKHVENFKNKYKKTFIKNNRIYAEVSREFINIDELIKNSIKADYVTEKIKKINLK; this is translated from the coding sequence ATGTTCGAAGATGTAGTAAAAGAAAACAAGGTTGAAAATGAGAAGGAAGTTTTTAGTAAAATAATCTCCTTTATCGATAAAATAAAAAAAAGCATTAAAAAAAACAGGATAAAGGCAATTGCCCAGCTCGGAGGAAGCGCTGCAAAAGGAACTTTTCTGAGAGATTTTGATGTTGATATTTTTGTAAAGTTTGCTTTAAGCTATAAAAATGAAGCCCTTTCTGATATATTAGAAAGAATTTTAAAAATTTTTAACAATGCCAGAAGAGTCCATGGCAGCCGCGATTATTTTGAAGTCATTGAAAACAGCATAAACTATGAAATTATCCCTGTTTTGAACATAAAAAAGCCAGGCGATGCAAAGAATGTTACTGACTTCTCCCCCTTGCATGTCAAATGGGTCAAAAAGAATATAGGAAACTTCCAGAATGATATTTTATTGGCTAAATTGTTCTGCAAAGCTCAGGGAGTTTATGGCGCAGAGAGCTACATCGGAGGCTTCAGCGGCCACATAATTGACATTCTTGTGATATATTATAAGGGATTTTTGAATTTATTAAAAAATTCCCTCAAATGGGGAGATGGTGAAATAATCGATGTAATGCATTATTATAAAAATAAAAGGCTCGACATAAACAAGTCAAAGCTTTCGCCTTTGATCATAATCGATCCTCTGCAGAAAGGCAGGAATGCAGCCGCCGCATTAAGAAAAGAAAAGATAGAAAAATTCAGGGAAGCTGCTGTTTTGTTTTTAAAATCACCTTCAAGGGATTTCTTTGTCAAAAAGAAAATGGAGATTAAGGAAGGAGCAGCGATTATTGAAGCTACGCCATTAGATGGAAAAGAAGATGTTGTTGGAAGCAAATTATTGAAGGTTTTTGATTTCATTAAAACAGAAATTGCGCTCAATGATTTTCAATTGGAAGATTCGGGTTGGGAATTCAACGATAAAAAAACCATCATGTGGTTTTTAGTGAAAAACAAGATTTTAAGCAAAACAAAGATCCATGAAGGCCCTCCATTAAAGGCAGCAAAGCATGTTGAAAATTTTAAAAATAAATATAAGAAAACCTTTATAAAAAACAACAGGATTTATGCAGAAGTCAGCAGGGAATTTATTAATATAGATGAGTTAATAAAAAATTCAATAAAAGCCGATTATGTAACAGAAAAGATTAAAAAAATAAACCTCAAATAA
- a CDS encoding small multi-drug export protein: MDALIKAMIWSFLPISELRGGIPIGLYAGLNIFLVYFACVIANILVVPVVYFFLEYIHGHFMKSRLYKKTFDGFLERTRRKAHKSIEKWGYVGLMIFVAIPFPATGAYTGALAAWFFKLDKWKSFLAISLGVAIAGIIVTLIVSGGFTAFKFLVK, from the coding sequence ATGGACGCATTAATCAAAGCAATGATCTGGAGCTTCCTGCCGATATCAGAGTTAAGAGGCGGAATTCCTATTGGCTTATATGCCGGGCTTAACATCTTCCTGGTTTATTTTGCCTGCGTCATCGCCAATATACTTGTTGTTCCTGTTGTTTATTTCTTTTTAGAGTATATACATGGTCATTTCATGAAATCCAGGCTCTACAAAAAAACATTTGATGGCTTTCTGGAAAGGACAAGAAGAAAAGCGCATAAAAGCATTGAGAAGTGGGGTTATGTCGGATTAATGATCTTTGTTGCAATACCATTTCCAGCAACAGGAGCATATACAGGAGCTTTGGCTGCATGGTTCTTCAAGCTTGACAAGTGGAAGTCATTTCTAGCGATCTCTCTGGGAGTTGCAATTGCAGGGATTATAGTTACCTTGATCGTCTCAGGCGGGTTTACTGCATTTAAGTTTTTGGTTAAATAA